Proteins from a single region of Pseudomonas phenolilytica:
- the pncB gene encoding nicotinate phosphoribosyltransferase — MMQAVLHHYPNAEVEWAFRCRSEEDLSPYLSAVREQIEALAELAMNAEELAFLERIPYMQPDFIRFLGLFRFDLRYVRLEVEAGELVIHLRGPWLHVILFEVPLLAIISEVRNRARYPHVGPEQALERLDAKCVWLREQATLEELAAFKLADFGTRRRFSYAVQTAVVERLAQSFPGDFVGTSNVHLARTLDLRPMGTMAHEWIMAHQQLGPRLIDSQRAALDCWVREYRGALGIALTDCITMDAFLRDFDLYFAKLFDGLRHDSGDPLIWAEKAIAHYHRLGIDPRSRQLVFSDGLDFPRALTILRALAGRCRPSFGIGTGLTCDIAGVEPTNMVIKMTACNGQPVAKISDSPGKTLCRDPAFVSYLRHVFAVVDSPVAKTAD, encoded by the coding sequence ATGATGCAGGCCGTGCTGCATCACTACCCCAACGCCGAGGTGGAGTGGGCATTCCGCTGCCGCTCGGAAGAAGACCTCAGCCCCTACCTGAGCGCGGTACGCGAGCAGATCGAGGCGCTTGCCGAGCTAGCAATGAACGCCGAAGAACTGGCCTTCCTCGAACGCATCCCCTACATGCAGCCAGACTTCATCCGCTTTCTCGGCCTGTTTCGCTTCGACCTGCGTTACGTGCGCCTGGAAGTCGAAGCGGGCGAACTGGTGATCCACCTGCGCGGCCCGTGGCTGCACGTCATCCTCTTCGAGGTGCCGCTGCTGGCGATCATCAGCGAGGTGCGCAATCGGGCCCGCTACCCGCACGTGGGGCCGGAGCAGGCGCTCGAGCGGCTGGACGCCAAGTGCGTCTGGCTGCGCGAGCAAGCCACGCTCGAGGAACTGGCCGCTTTCAAGCTGGCGGATTTTGGCACCCGTCGGCGCTTTTCCTATGCAGTGCAGACCGCGGTGGTCGAGCGCCTCGCGCAGTCGTTCCCCGGCGACTTCGTCGGCACCAGCAACGTGCACCTGGCGCGCACGCTCGATCTGCGCCCGATGGGCACGATGGCGCACGAGTGGATCATGGCGCACCAGCAGCTCGGCCCGCGGCTGATCGACAGCCAGCGCGCCGCGCTGGACTGCTGGGTTCGGGAATACCGTGGCGCGCTGGGGATCGCGCTGACCGACTGCATCACCATGGATGCCTTCCTACGCGACTTCGATCTATACTTCGCCAAGCTGTTCGACGGCCTGCGCCATGACTCGGGCGACCCGCTGATCTGGGCGGAGAAAGCCATCGCCCATTACCACCGCCTGGGCATCGACCCGCGCAGCCGCCAGTTGGTGTTTTCCGACGGTCTGGACTTTCCCCGCGCGCTGACGATCCTGCGGGCGCTGGCCGGGCGCTGCCGGCCGAGCTTCGGCATCGGCACCGGGCTGACCTGCGACATCGCCGGCGTGGAGCCGACCAACATGGTGATCAAGATGACGGCGTGCAACGGCCAACCGGTGGCGAAGATTTCCGACTCGCCGGGCAAGACCCTGTGCCGCGACCCGGCGTTTGTCAGCTACCTGCGACATGTCTTCGCGGTAGTCGACAGCCCGGTCGCCAAAACCGCGGACTAG
- a CDS encoding GGDEF domain-containing protein, with protein MTALIDLLRSRLTTLLPSELKSSELRHLLTPVGHPMLLCQRRAMMIVDRVRLFAFLFAVLTPLWSIIDLLVFDTPLWARLAGFRLLACLAFTWLLLFYRPSGNLFDAYRAIAILFAIPTVFYIASHTLLGSYQLAQFSAVVGAGYAFLPFVLMAGLTIFPLTLVESLVLGMLLLMAQALAGYLSWATLNWPSFAGAFWLLILIAGVASLAGMSQLAFMIALVRQAIRDPLTGIFSRGSGEEILRLQWDSAQRAGSPLALAFIDLDHFKAINDNYGHEAGDAVLRDAARSLVATLRGSDSLVRWGGEEFLLIMPDTDLQQAHRALARLAGNGLGVRPDGQPLTASIGLSERLADVAEDYRQLLELADQRMYQAKSGGRNRLHGHAEYTMVQPVTAVLER; from the coding sequence ATGACTGCACTGATCGATTTGCTTCGCTCACGCCTGACCACGCTGCTGCCCAGCGAGCTGAAAAGCAGTGAGCTGCGCCATCTGTTGACGCCGGTCGGTCATCCCATGCTGCTCTGCCAGCGCCGCGCGATGATGATCGTCGACCGCGTGCGGCTGTTCGCCTTTCTCTTCGCCGTGCTCACGCCGTTGTGGAGCATCATCGATCTGCTGGTCTTCGACACGCCGCTGTGGGCGCGGTTGGCAGGTTTTCGCCTGCTGGCCTGTCTGGCATTCACCTGGCTGCTGCTGTTCTACCGGCCGAGCGGCAATCTGTTCGACGCCTACCGGGCCATCGCGATCCTCTTCGCCATCCCGACGGTGTTCTACATCGCCTCGCATACGCTGCTGGGCTCCTACCAGCTGGCGCAGTTCTCGGCGGTGGTCGGTGCCGGTTATGCATTCCTGCCGTTCGTGCTGATGGCGGGGCTGACGATCTTCCCGTTGACCCTGGTGGAAAGCCTGGTGCTCGGCATGCTGTTGCTGATGGCGCAGGCGTTGGCCGGCTATCTCAGCTGGGCCACGTTGAACTGGCCGTCCTTCGCCGGTGCGTTCTGGCTGCTGATCCTGATCGCCGGTGTTGCCAGCCTGGCCGGCATGAGCCAGCTGGCCTTCATGATCGCGCTGGTGCGCCAGGCCATCCGTGATCCGCTGACCGGCATCTTCTCGCGCGGCAGCGGCGAGGAAATCCTGCGCCTGCAGTGGGACTCGGCGCAGCGTGCCGGCAGCCCGCTGGCGCTGGCCTTCATCGATCTGGATCACTTCAAGGCGATCAACGACAACTACGGCCACGAGGCCGGCGATGCCGTCCTGCGCGATGCCGCGCGCAGTCTCGTGGCGACCCTGCGTGGCTCCGACAGCCTGGTGCGCTGGGGCGGCGAGGAGTTCCTGCTGATCATGCCGGACACCGATCTGCAGCAGGCGCACCGGGCGCTCGCCCGGCTGGCCGGTAACGGTCTGGGCGTGCGCCCGGATGGCCAGCCATTGACCGCCAGCATCGGTCTTTCCGAGCGCCTGGCGGATGTCGCCGAGGACTACCGCCAGCTGCTGGAACTTGCCGACCAGCGCATGTACCAGGCCAAGTCCGGCGGCCGTAACCGCCTGCACGGTCACGCTGAATACACGATGGTCCAGCCCGTGACGGCGGTGCTGGAGCGCTAG
- a CDS encoding autotransporter domain-containing SGNH/GDSL hydrolase family protein: MHPTTRPLAALLLAILASSAAAADGPFSQFINFGDSLSDAGNFPDVGSPLLGVNPTGGLRFTNRTGPTYGDNNVEYGGQVATQLLAERLGLTSLPSTPLLPQLLTGNPDGTNYAVGGYRTDQILDSIIGTSTVATGSLSRSRPGYLADNPQADPDALYYLNGGANDIFQLSSRPITMAAAAGDLVAGVSALAEAGARYIIVSDLPDVGSTPLGTLTGNSAQLNALSDQYNAELEAQLRGSGANYVLLNSRLLLEEVRADLAQFGFAADVNQNAVCFSGDSCLADPIYGRSGSAPDPDRLLFNDAVHPTTALHRISADYLYSIVAAPWEISRLPEMGQAALRAQLQQLDQELMAQRGRWQPVGEWRIQAGGGYRSPDFDGYGSGDGDSQSLSLSLSRRLSEQWLAGLSLAVGENDVSLGAGESDYDMRSYLATVFARYEQDRLFADFTLSGGHLDYHDLERRFALGISERVEKGSTDGQLWAIGSKVGFNLMQPQDAMQFGPFIGANYQRVEVDGYSERGERSTAMTFADQERDSLRLSLGLFGDLALSERTRLYGEVAREVEREDDDPEDLRMSLNSVPGNSFELPGAVPTGDQTRFSVGLAHQLAADLALRANYHYRGNDNRDHGLNLSISWDL; encoded by the coding sequence ATGCATCCGACGACAAGACCGCTGGCCGCCCTGCTGCTGGCCATCCTTGCCAGCAGCGCGGCAGCCGCCGACGGCCCGTTCAGCCAGTTCATCAACTTCGGCGACTCGCTCAGCGATGCCGGCAACTTCCCCGACGTCGGCAGCCCGCTGCTGGGTGTCAATCCGACCGGCGGCTTGCGCTTCACCAACCGCACCGGTCCGACCTATGGCGACAACAACGTCGAGTACGGCGGCCAGGTCGCCACCCAGCTGCTGGCCGAGCGCCTGGGACTGACTTCGCTGCCCTCCACGCCGCTGCTCCCGCAACTGCTGACCGGCAACCCGGACGGCACCAACTACGCCGTCGGCGGCTACCGTACCGACCAGATTCTCGATTCCATCATCGGCACCTCGACGGTAGCTACCGGCAGCCTGAGCCGCTCGCGCCCCGGCTATCTGGCGGATAACCCGCAGGCCGACCCGGACGCGCTGTACTACCTCAACGGCGGCGCCAACGACATCTTCCAGCTCTCCAGCCGGCCGATCACCATGGCCGCCGCGGCGGGCGATCTGGTGGCCGGCGTCAGTGCGCTGGCCGAAGCCGGTGCGCGTTACATCATCGTCTCCGACCTGCCCGACGTCGGCAGCACCCCGCTCGGCACCCTGACCGGCAACAGCGCCCAGCTCAATGCCCTCAGCGACCAGTACAACGCCGAGCTCGAGGCACAGCTACGCGGCTCCGGCGCCAACTACGTGCTGCTCAACAGCCGTCTGTTGCTTGAAGAGGTACGCGCGGACCTGGCGCAATTCGGCTTTGCCGCCGACGTCAACCAGAACGCCGTGTGCTTCTCCGGCGACAGCTGCCTGGCCGACCCGATCTATGGTCGCAGCGGCAGCGCCCCCGACCCGGACCGCCTGCTGTTCAACGACGCCGTGCACCCGACCACCGCGCTGCATCGCATCAGCGCCGACTACCTGTATTCGATCGTCGCGGCGCCCTGGGAGATATCGCGCCTGCCGGAGATGGGTCAGGCGGCGCTGCGCGCGCAGCTGCAACAGCTCGATCAGGAGCTGATGGCCCAGCGTGGCCGCTGGCAGCCCGTCGGCGAATGGCGCATCCAGGCCGGCGGCGGCTATCGCAGCCCGGATTTCGACGGCTACGGCAGTGGCGACGGCGACAGCCAGTCGCTGTCGCTGAGCCTGTCCCGCCGACTGAGCGAGCAATGGCTGGCCGGCCTCAGCCTGGCGGTCGGAGAGAACGATGTCAGCCTCGGCGCTGGCGAATCTGACTACGACATGCGCAGCTACCTGGCGACCGTCTTTGCCCGTTACGAGCAGGATCGCCTGTTCGCCGATTTCACCCTCAGCGGCGGTCACCTGGACTACCACGACCTGGAACGGCGCTTCGCGCTGGGCATCAGCGAGCGCGTCGAGAAGGGCTCCACCGACGGACAGCTCTGGGCGATCGGCAGCAAAGTCGGCTTCAACCTGATGCAGCCACAGGATGCGATGCAATTCGGCCCCTTCATCGGGGCGAACTACCAGCGCGTGGAAGTGGATGGCTATAGCGAGCGCGGCGAGCGCTCCACCGCGATGACCTTTGCCGATCAGGAGCGCGACTCGCTGCGCTTGTCGCTGGGCCTGTTCGGCGACTTGGCCCTGAGCGAACGCACCCGCCTGTACGGCGAAGTGGCTCGTGAAGTGGAGCGTGAAGACGATGACCCGGAAGACCTGCGCATGTCGCTCAACAGCGTGCCCGGTAACAGCTTCGAGCTACCCGGCGCGGTGCCGACGGGCGATCAAACGCGCTTCAGTGTCGGCTTGGCGCATCAGTTGGCCGCTGATCTGGCGCTGCGGGCCAACTACCACTATCGCGGCAACGACAACCGCGATCATGGCCTGAATCTGTCGATCAGCTGGGATCTGTAA
- a CDS encoding ATPase: protein MRNDAHDELDHIPSLSAARDREEPYPAPDLEPLHKPAVERGETGRARQKRRAGSTAPLWVLVVVLAVCLGAFVWWSFQRMAALEMQLVATQDSFARISEDAAGRLRDISGKVVATESNVTTESEAVKLRIKQLEQQVIELTRKQQAFATEQQSLAGKQGNQDQRLQEQGKRLDGLDGELRAQQQTGATLVADLKTLGSEQASLKTALGAQDQLRSRVDALGKDVAALQQRGNPSQAISRLEQDLLVLRSELENRPAASSNTAEFDAFRAQVTRNITTLQSQIANLQGQLDAR from the coding sequence ATGCGCAACGATGCTCACGACGAACTGGACCATATCCCCAGCCTCTCTGCGGCCCGGGATCGCGAAGAGCCTTATCCGGCGCCGGATCTGGAGCCGCTCCACAAGCCTGCCGTCGAGCGTGGCGAAACCGGGCGCGCGCGGCAGAAGCGTCGCGCGGGCAGTACCGCGCCGCTGTGGGTGCTGGTGGTGGTGCTCGCGGTCTGCCTCGGCGCGTTCGTCTGGTGGAGCTTCCAGCGCATGGCGGCGCTGGAGATGCAGCTGGTGGCCACCCAGGACAGCTTCGCGCGGATCAGCGAAGACGCCGCGGGCCGCCTGCGCGACATTTCCGGCAAGGTCGTGGCGACCGAATCCAACGTCACCACTGAAAGCGAGGCAGTGAAGCTGCGCATCAAGCAGCTCGAACAACAGGTGATCGAGCTGACCCGCAAGCAACAGGCATTCGCCACCGAGCAGCAGAGCCTGGCCGGCAAGCAGGGCAATCAGGATCAGCGCCTGCAGGAGCAGGGCAAGCGCCTCGACGGGCTGGATGGCGAGCTGCGCGCCCAGCAACAGACGGGCGCGACGCTGGTCGCGGATCTCAAGACCCTGGGCAGCGAACAGGCCTCGCTGAAAACGGCGCTGGGTGCGCAGGACCAGCTGCGTAGTCGCGTCGATGCGCTGGGCAAGGACGTTGCCGCTCTGCAGCAACGCGGCAATCCGAGTCAGGCGATCAGCCGCCTCGAACAGGACCTGCTGGTGTTGCGCAGCGAACTGGAGAACCGTCCGGCGGCGAGTTCCAACACGGCTGAATTCGACGCCTTCCGGGCCCAGGTCACGCGCAACATCACCACATTGCAGAGCCAGATCGCCAACCTGCAGGGCCAGCTCGACGCGCGCTGA
- a CDS encoding LysR family transcriptional regulator ArgP translates to MFDYKLLAALAAVVEQAGFERAAAVLGLSQSAVSQRIKLLEARVGQPVLLRGVPPRPTELGQRLLNHVQQVRLLERDLQGQVPTLDENRLPERLRIALNADSLATWWAEAVAPFCTEHAVLLDHVVEDQAVGLKRMRAGEVAGCVCAAERPLAGARSQYLGAMRYRALASPAFQRRYLGSQPSAETLARAPAIVFGPDDRLQHRYMASIGGSDGFIHHLCPSSEGFVRMLQSGLGWGLVPQLQVRGELARGELVDVLSGPPIDVPLYWHHWRNGGALLDELTRHLLRCAGRWLVTE, encoded by the coding sequence ATGTTCGATTACAAGCTGCTGGCCGCGCTGGCCGCGGTGGTCGAGCAGGCCGGCTTCGAGCGCGCTGCCGCAGTGCTCGGCCTCTCGCAATCGGCGGTGTCGCAGCGCATCAAGCTGCTCGAAGCGCGGGTCGGCCAGCCGGTACTGCTGCGCGGCGTGCCGCCACGGCCGACCGAGCTGGGCCAGCGGCTGCTCAACCATGTGCAGCAGGTGCGCCTGCTGGAGCGTGACCTGCAGGGCCAGGTGCCGACGCTGGACGAGAATCGTCTGCCCGAGCGACTGCGTATCGCGCTGAATGCCGACAGTCTGGCGACCTGGTGGGCCGAGGCCGTCGCGCCGTTTTGCACCGAGCATGCGGTGCTGCTCGATCATGTCGTGGAGGACCAGGCGGTCGGCCTCAAGCGCATGCGCGCCGGCGAGGTGGCTGGCTGTGTCTGCGCGGCCGAGCGCCCGCTGGCCGGTGCGCGCAGCCAGTATCTGGGCGCGATGCGTTACCGCGCGCTGGCCAGCCCGGCATTCCAGCGGCGCTACCTCGGCAGCCAGCCGAGCGCCGAGACGCTGGCGCGCGCGCCGGCCATCGTGTTCGGCCCCGATGATCGCCTGCAGCATCGCTACATGGCTTCCATCGGCGGTTCGGACGGCTTCATCCACCATCTGTGTCCGTCGTCCGAAGGCTTCGTGCGGATGCTGCAGAGCGGGCTTGGCTGGGGGCTGGTGCCGCAGTTGCAGGTGCGCGGCGAACTTGCGCGCGGCGAGCTGGTCGATGTGCTGTCCGGCCCGCCCATCGATGTGCCGTTGTACTGGCATCACTGGCGCAACGGCGGCGCGCTGTTGGATGAACTGACCCGTCACCTGTTGCGTTGTGCCGGACGCTGGCTGGTGACCGAGTGA
- a CDS encoding LysE/ArgO family amino acid transporter, translated as MGTLWSSYLNGLAVTAGLIVAIGAQNAFVLAQSLRREHHLPVAALCVLCDAILISLGVFGLAAILAQNPTLLAITRWGGVAFLLWYGVAALRRAVRPQALQQQGNGERRSRRAVLLAALAVTLLNPHVYLDTVLLIGSLGAQQPAPGAYTLGAASASMLWFLALALGGAWLAPWLARPLTWRLIDVGVAAMMFAVALQLAVPD; from the coding sequence ATGGGAACCCTCTGGAGCAGTTACCTGAACGGGCTGGCGGTCACCGCCGGGCTGATCGTCGCCATCGGCGCGCAGAACGCCTTCGTTCTCGCACAGAGCCTGCGCCGTGAGCATCACCTGCCGGTCGCCGCGCTCTGCGTGCTCTGCGATGCGATCCTGATCAGCCTCGGTGTGTTCGGCCTGGCGGCGATCCTGGCGCAGAACCCAACGTTGCTGGCGATCACCCGCTGGGGCGGCGTGGCCTTCCTGCTGTGGTACGGCGTCGCGGCGCTGCGCCGTGCCGTGCGGCCGCAGGCACTGCAGCAACAGGGCAACGGCGAACGCCGCTCGCGGCGCGCGGTACTGCTCGCCGCGCTGGCGGTGACCCTGCTCAATCCGCATGTCTATCTCGACACGGTGTTGCTGATCGGCTCGCTCGGTGCGCAGCAGCCGGCGCCCGGCGCCTACACGCTGGGCGCGGCGAGCGCGTCGATGCTGTGGTTCCTCGCCCTTGCGCTGGGCGGCGCCTGGCTCGCGCCCTGGCTGGCACGCCCGCTGACCTGGCGACTGATCGATGTCGGCGTCGCTGCGATGATGTTCGCCGTCGCGCTGCAGCTGGCCGTACCCGACTGA
- a CDS encoding superoxide dismutase, translated as MAFELPPLPYAKNALEPHMSAETLDYHHDKHHAAYVTNLNNLVPGTEFEGKDLESIIKSSSGGIFNNAAQVWNHTFFWNCLAPNAGGQPSGALADAINASFGSFDKFKEEFTKTAIGTFGSGWAWLVKKSDGSLGLASTIGAGNPMTAGDKPLLTCDVWEHAYYIDYRNARPKFVEAFWNLVNWDFVAKNFAG; from the coding sequence ATGGCTTTCGAATTGCCGCCGCTGCCGTACGCTAAGAATGCTCTCGAGCCGCACATGTCCGCCGAAACCCTGGACTACCACCACGACAAGCACCACGCTGCCTACGTGACCAACCTGAACAACCTGGTCCCGGGCACCGAGTTCGAAGGCAAGGACCTGGAAAGCATCATCAAGTCCTCCTCGGGCGGTATCTTCAACAACGCCGCTCAGGTCTGGAACCACACCTTCTTCTGGAACTGCCTGGCACCCAACGCCGGCGGCCAGCCGAGCGGCGCGCTGGCTGACGCCATCAATGCCTCCTTCGGCTCCTTCGACAAGTTCAAGGAAGAATTCACCAAGACCGCCATCGGCACCTTCGGCTCCGGCTGGGCCTGGCTGGTGAAGAAATCCGACGGCAGCCTGGGCCTGGCCAGCACCATCGGCGCCGGCAACCCCATGACCGCCGGGGACAAGCCGCTGCTGACCTGCGACGTGTGGGAGCACGCCTACTACATCGACTACCGCAACGCTCGTCCGAAGTTCGTCGAAGCGTTCTGGAACCTGGTCAACTGGGATTTCGTCGCGAAAAACTTCGCCGGCTGA
- a CDS encoding putative bifunctional diguanylate cyclase/phosphodiesterase, whose protein sequence is MKLELRNSLSRRLLRVVLLSALAVGLVLSCAQIIFGAYKARHLIADDAQRILRMTRDPSTQAIYSLDREMGSQVMEGLFQHESIREASIGHAGEELLAHKSRPLLTLPSRWLTDPILGRDQQFSIPLIGREPYNEHYGDLRITLDTARYGQEFIRDSVVIAVIGVLRALTLGLVLFLIYEWLLTRPLTKLIEHLARINPDRPGAHKLPLIKGHERNELGLWVETANGLLAAIEHNMQLRQQAENSLQHMTQYDPLTGLPNRQQLQRQLDHILEEARRLQRRVAVLCLGLDDFKGINEQFSYRTGDRLLLALADRLRSLGGRLDALARLGGDQFVLVLSGIEQPYEAAELAQTLLDDLETPLEVDGQRIRLHGTIGVTLYPEDGGDTEKLLQKAEQTMTLAKNRSRNRYQFYVASIDSEMRARRELEKDLGEALAHGEFFLVYQPQVDYQQNCITGVEALLRWKHQGKLVPPDLFIPVAEQNGSIIPIGAWVLDQACRQLQEWRGLGFTGLRMAVNLSTVQLHHSGLPQMISDLLQRHQLPAETLELEVTETGLMEDIQAARHNLLSLRRSGALIAIDDFGTGYSSLSYLKSLPLDKIKIDKSFVQDIGQDEGATIVRAVIQLGRSLGMTVIAEGVETPEQEAYLIAEGCQEGQGYYYSKPLPAREMTALLQQSRHFTRTLSSIQP, encoded by the coding sequence TTGAAGCTGGAATTGCGCAACAGCCTGTCACGAAGACTCCTGCGAGTGGTTCTGCTGTCCGCACTGGCCGTGGGGCTGGTTCTCAGCTGTGCGCAGATCATCTTCGGAGCCTACAAGGCCCGTCATCTCATCGCCGACGATGCGCAACGCATCCTGCGCATGACCCGCGACCCCTCGACGCAGGCGATCTACAGCCTCGACCGAGAAATGGGCAGCCAGGTGATGGAAGGCCTGTTCCAGCACGAGTCCATCCGCGAAGCCTCGATCGGTCATGCCGGCGAGGAGTTGCTGGCGCACAAGTCGCGCCCCCTGCTGACGCTGCCTTCACGCTGGCTAACCGATCCGATCCTCGGCCGCGACCAGCAGTTCTCCATTCCGCTGATCGGCCGCGAGCCCTACAACGAACACTATGGCGACCTGCGCATCACCCTCGACACCGCCCGCTATGGCCAGGAGTTCATCCGCGACTCGGTGGTGATCGCCGTCATCGGTGTCCTGCGCGCACTGACCCTCGGCCTCGTATTGTTCCTCATCTACGAATGGCTGCTGACGCGCCCGCTGACCAAGCTGATCGAGCACTTGGCGCGCATCAATCCCGACCGTCCCGGCGCGCACAAGCTGCCGCTGATCAAGGGCCACGAACGCAACGAACTGGGCCTCTGGGTCGAGACCGCCAACGGTCTGCTCGCCGCCATCGAACACAACATGCAGCTGCGTCAGCAGGCCGAGAACAGCCTGCAGCATATGACTCAGTACGACCCCCTGACCGGCCTGCCCAACCGCCAGCAGCTGCAGCGCCAGCTCGATCACATCCTCGAGGAAGCGCGTCGCCTGCAACGACGCGTCGCGGTGCTCTGCCTCGGGCTGGACGATTTCAAGGGCATCAACGAGCAGTTCAGCTATCGCACCGGTGACCGCCTGCTACTGGCGCTGGCCGACCGCCTGCGCTCGCTGGGCGGACGGCTGGACGCCCTGGCACGCTTGGGAGGCGATCAATTCGTCCTGGTCCTCTCGGGGATCGAGCAGCCCTACGAGGCCGCCGAGCTGGCGCAAACCCTGCTGGATGACCTGGAAACGCCGCTGGAAGTGGATGGCCAGCGTATCCGTCTGCACGGCACCATCGGCGTCACGCTGTACCCGGAAGACGGCGGCGATACCGAGAAGCTGCTGCAGAAGGCCGAGCAAACCATGACGCTGGCCAAGAACCGCTCGCGCAATCGCTACCAGTTCTACGTCGCCAGCATCGACAGCGAAATGCGCGCGCGTCGCGAGCTGGAGAAGGACCTCGGCGAGGCGCTGGCGCATGGCGAGTTCTTCCTCGTCTACCAGCCGCAGGTGGATTACCAGCAGAACTGCATCACCGGTGTCGAAGCGCTGCTGCGCTGGAAGCACCAGGGCAAGCTGGTGCCGCCCGACCTGTTCATTCCGGTGGCCGAGCAGAACGGCAGCATCATTCCGATCGGCGCCTGGGTACTCGACCAGGCCTGCCGCCAGTTGCAGGAATGGCGCGGGCTCGGCTTCACCGGCTTGCGCATGGCCGTCAACCTGTCGACCGTTCAGCTGCACCACAGCGGCCTGCCGCAGATGATCAGCGACCTGCTGCAGAGGCATCAGCTACCGGCCGAAACCCTGGAACTGGAAGTCACCGAAACCGGACTGATGGAAGATATCCAGGCTGCCCGGCACAACCTGCTGAGCCTGCGGCGATCCGGTGCGCTGATCGCCATCGACGACTTCGGCACCGGCTATTCCTCGCTCAGCTACCTCAAGAGCCTGCCGCTGGACAAGATCAAGATCGACAAGAGTTTCGTCCAGGACATCGGCCAGGACGAAGGCGCCACCATCGTTCGCGCAGTCATCCAGCTGGGCCGCAGCCTGGGCATGACGGTCATCGCCGAAGGCGTGGAGACGCCCGAGCAGGAAGCCTACCTGATCGCCGAGGGCTGCCAGGAAGGCCAGGGTTATTACTACAGCAAGCCGCTGCCGGCACGGGAAATGACCGCGCTCCTGCAGCAGTCCCGCCACTTCACCCGTACGCTCAGTTCGATCCAGCCGTAG
- a CDS encoding GIDE domain-containing protein, which yields MDFAALLAFVAAAGLCVAGGWVWVSRWSRIRHLQDTPTSRIRSAAQGYVELVGVLRESGAAPLTAPLSGQPCLWWRYRIEEYGGTGERRSWRVIERGTSEAWLRLADASGECLIDPRGAEVLPAWRRVWTGDQRHPRGLPTHGWLDWLNGGRQYRYVEERLHAGEPLYAIGEFRTFGGGRQGLDQQRAQAEVIRQWKGDFAGLLRRFDRDGDGRLDEQEWHRVRLAAGLEAQDRHRTASSAPAIAHLTRPQQAQPFVLSSHGEEVLARRFYWQAAAAALACLGGALWLALQLGVSSW from the coding sequence ATGGATTTCGCTGCGTTGCTCGCCTTCGTCGCGGCCGCTGGGTTGTGCGTGGCGGGCGGCTGGGTATGGGTGAGCCGCTGGTCGCGGATTCGCCATCTGCAGGACACGCCGACCTCGCGCATTCGCTCGGCCGCGCAGGGTTATGTGGAACTGGTCGGCGTCCTGCGCGAGAGCGGCGCGGCCCCCCTGACGGCACCGTTGAGCGGTCAGCCGTGCCTGTGGTGGCGCTACCGCATCGAGGAATACGGCGGGACCGGTGAGCGCCGCAGCTGGCGGGTGATTGAGCGCGGCACCAGTGAGGCCTGGCTGCGCCTGGCGGACGCCAGCGGCGAGTGCCTGATCGATCCGCGCGGCGCCGAAGTACTGCCAGCATGGCGCCGCGTCTGGACCGGCGATCAGCGTCATCCACGCGGGCTGCCGACCCACGGCTGGCTGGATTGGCTGAACGGCGGTCGGCAGTACCGCTACGTCGAGGAGCGCCTGCACGCAGGCGAGCCGCTGTATGCCATCGGCGAGTTTCGTACCTTCGGGGGCGGTCGTCAGGGGCTTGATCAGCAGCGGGCGCAGGCGGAGGTGATCCGCCAGTGGAAAGGCGATTTTGCCGGCCTGTTGCGGCGTTTCGACCGCGACGGCGATGGCCGGCTCGACGAGCAGGAGTGGCATCGCGTCAGGCTGGCGGCCGGGCTGGAGGCGCAAGACCGCCACCGCACGGCGAGCAGTGCGCCGGCGATCGCGCACCTGACGCGCCCGCAGCAGGCGCAACCGTTCGTGCTCTCCAGCCACGGCGAGGAGGTGCTCGCCCGGCGCTTCTACTGGCAGGCCGCGGCCGCCGCGCTGGCCTGCCTCGGCGGTGCGCTGTGGCTGGCCCTGCAGTTGGGCGTGAGTAGCTGGTAG
- a CDS encoding LemA family protein — MNLTLVVVAVLTFLVVAYAVILYNGLVRLKHGVGKAWANIDVLLRQRHEELPKLVEACKQYMQHERSTLERVIRARGAVADARAQGDIAALGAAETGLRAGLGQLFALAENYPQLKADESFRHLQQRISGLESGIADRRELYNEAVNLNNVRIEQFPDVLLARAFAFGPAALLQFDEAQKADVDLRALFG; from the coding sequence ATGAACCTGACGCTCGTGGTTGTGGCGGTGCTGACGTTCCTCGTCGTCGCCTATGCGGTGATCCTCTACAACGGCCTGGTGCGCCTCAAGCACGGGGTCGGCAAGGCTTGGGCGAACATCGACGTGCTGCTGCGCCAGCGCCACGAGGAGCTGCCCAAGCTGGTTGAAGCCTGCAAGCAGTACATGCAGCACGAGCGCAGCACGCTCGAGCGGGTGATCCGTGCACGTGGCGCGGTAGCCGACGCTCGCGCGCAGGGCGATATCGCCGCGCTTGGGGCGGCGGAAACAGGGCTGCGCGCCGGTCTCGGTCAGTTGTTCGCGCTCGCCGAGAACTATCCGCAGCTCAAGGCCGATGAGAGCTTTCGTCACCTGCAGCAGCGGATCAGCGGGCTGGAAAGCGGTATCGCCGATCGACGCGAGCTGTACAACGAGGCCGTCAATCTGAACAACGTGCGCATCGAGCAGTTTCCCGATGTGCTGCTCGCGCGTGCCTTCGCCTTTGGCCCGGCGGCGCTGCTGCAGTTCGATGAGGCGCAGAAGGCCGATGTCGATCTGCGTGCCCTGTTCGGCTGA